The Lycium barbarum isolate Lr01 chromosome 12, ASM1917538v2, whole genome shotgun sequence genome includes a region encoding these proteins:
- the LOC132625137 gene encoding protein ROOT PRIMORDIUM DEFECTIVE 1-like, with protein sequence MLTHLLQKLNHKPPTITTILLRHKTTSSEYVSSRNRDPTFEKLMDKYKNLFKVISIQDLILGTTTTTNAVSIDFLNRLSQRLHLNRGATHFLRKYPHIFHIFHHPTKLQPHCTLTQTALNIAHQEGAAINADLQVVVNRLVRLLSMSSTKELPLRAIFKVFRELGLPDDFEDSVILKRSDLFAVLDSGNEPNTHVLKLVEDAEKGDLVAAVDEWRVMECRQEDCGVDRSEILYSFKHSYPPGMKLRRNFKTKVNEWQRLKYVGPYEAVEIGEKRKKSKIGMMEMEKRAVGVVHEFLSLTVEKMVEVEKISHFRKWFGIDLNIRDLFLDHPGIFYLSTKGYRHTVFLREAYERGCLIEPNPMYEARRKLLDLVILGRRGLSKGHSGPTGVSQGEDGGIEEVKTDSDED encoded by the coding sequence ATGCTGACCCATCTCCTCCAAAAACTAAACCACAAACCACCCACCATCACCACCATCCTGCTCCGCCATAAAACCACTTCATCCGAATACGTATCTTCAAGAAACCGTGACCCAACTTTCGAAAAGCTAATGGACAAATACAAAAACCTCTTTAAAGTCATCTCAATTCAAGACCTCATCCTCGGCACAACCACTACCACTAACGCCGTCTCCATCGACTTCCTCAACCGTTTATCCCAACGCCTCCATCTCAACCGTGGCGCCACTCATTTCCTCCGTAAATACCCACACATTTTCCACATTTTCCATCACCCCACAAAACTACAACCTCATTGTACACTCACACAAACTGCACTTAATATCGCTCATCAAGAAGGTGCTGCTATTAATGCTGATTTGCAAGTTGTGGTTAACCGGCTGGTTCGTTTGTTGTCGATGTCGTCGACTAAAGAATTGCCCCTTAGAGCTATTTTTAAGGTTTTTAGGGAACTTGGGTTGCCTGATGATTTTGAGGATAGTGTAATCTTGAAAAGATCTGATCTTTTTGCGGTTCTTGATAGTGGGAATGAACCGAACACTCATGTGTTGAAACTTGTTGAGGATGCAGAGAAGGGGGATTTAGTTGCAGCTGTTGATGAGTGGAGAGTAATGGAATGTCGTCAAGAGGATTGTGGGGTTGATAGGAGTGAGATTTTGTATAGTTTTAAGCATAGTTATCCACCAGGGATGAAGTTGAGGAGGAATTTTAAGACAAAGGTTAACGAATGGCAACGGTTGAAGTATGTAGGGCCGTATGAGGCGGTGGAGATTGgagagaagaggaagaagagtaaGATTGGGATGATGGAGATGGAGAAGAGGGCGGTCGGGGTTGTGCATGAGTTTTTGAGTTTGACGGTGGAGAAAATGGTCGAGGTAGAGAAGATTAGTCATTTTAGGAAGTGGTTTGGGATTGATTTGAATATAAGGGACTTGTTTTTGGATCATCCAGGTATATTTTATTTGTCGACGAAAGGGTATAGGCATACGGTGTTTTTGAGGGAGGCTTATGAAAGAGGATGTTTGATTGAACCAAATCCAATGTATGAGGCTAGGAGGAAGCTTCTTGATCTTGTTATTTTGGGACGACGTGGGTTATCTAAAGGTCATTCTGGGCCAACAGGTGTGAGCCAGGGTGAAGATGGTGGTATTGAAGAGGTGAAGACTGATTCAGATGAAGATTGA